The Onychomys torridus chromosome 2, mOncTor1.1, whole genome shotgun sequence sequence agtggtagagcgctgccctgggttcagtcctcagctctggggaaaaaaaaattaatttcaagtgTGTGAAGTGCCATAACACCCATTTCTGACAATCAATACTGAAGGGACACACTGCAGTCTCCAAAGTGTGCTGTGCTCCGAGAGACAGTCTTGAGACTTCCACCCTTCCTGTATTCCCAGGACTTAGGATGGACAATTCTTTCAAAATGGCCACCTATTGGTTTTCCTTGAGAACAGTTTTCTTGTGGACCTTTTATACTCACATTAGCGCTGCTAAACTTGTGTCTAGTAATTGAACTATGTGACTGATGGGAAAACATAACTTCTTTGTGATCCAGTTCCTAAATGCACTTATAAACATCAGGTCAGATCTTCCCTACtgcacagaacatgaagatcccCAGTTCCTTCTGTGTCACTTCACATTTGTGTGTGCCTTTTCTGTGGTTAGATTTTTGTCCCTTTTTCAATACAGCATactttatctctgtgtgtatgtgcacacgcatggcgtgtgtgtgtgtgtgtgtgtgtgtgtgtgtgtgtgtgtgtgtatgcacatatgcagaCACAGATTTGAGGAAGTATATGTAGAGGCGAAAATTTATGTCATGCATTTCCTCCACTGCTCTCCACTTTCCaattcagctagtctagctagccagcttgcctccAAGATCCCAAGTGCCATGATTCCtagtgggccaccatgcctgcccagcTGTTTATATGAGTGCCAAGGATCTGAACCCTGTTCTCAAACTTGGGTTGCAAGCTCTTTATCCACTGGTGAATCTCTCCACCCCTTCCATACAGCAGTCTGGGTTAATCTTGCCACTCCACCTGCACCCAAGTCTGCCACCTTCCAAGGGAGACTACCCCAGGACAGTTGTCATGAGTGTCTGGATTCCTTCCAGGCGGACACTGCTTCCAGAACCAGGACTGCTTCTCTTCAACTACAGTAAGAGCAGGTCGCAACCAGTCAGGTTGACACTGAGGTTGTCCAGACAAAAGCACTGGAAAACAAACCTGTCCAAATATAAAGTATCCCAAAGCACAACAGAATCTTTTTAACTTAATAATGTGCATAAAAGCTTCCATTGAAGGGTTAAGAGACAAGTTTTACTTGacaattttccattttcatcaCGTCACACACCCAAAAGCAGACCTAGAGATCTCTGGCTTCGTAGTTGGGTTAAACACCACTGCTCTACCTTAGCAGCCTCGCCATTTGAAAGCAAATCATAATTCATAAGCTAGGGCTTTTGCAAATAAAGGAGTTATCAAGGCAAAATGAAGAGAATAGAAATACACAAGTAACATTCATCTACAGGATAATGTGTCCAGGCTATAATTCATTACTATTCCTAGATAATCCTGGTATCATAAATATTTTGGTTCTCTTAGGATACAAATTTTAATTTAGTAAACTATGAGAAAGCACAGTTTTGTGACATCATCTGAGAACTCCTTTAGAGTGTCAAGGGTGCcattaacataataaaacagtTTACCTTCTAGAAAATTCTTCAGCAAGGAGGTAACTAATAAGTAGATGTCTGGACATCTGTAAGAAACACACATGGGGTGCTTAGTGGGGGGCAGATAAGCACCTGTGAACATGAGAACCTTGGCCTGAAGAGGGGATGGCTTGCACTGCCCCAAACATTACTATGCTTCTCTACACAGCTGCactgcttgtttgcttttctgtgacCAAGAATGTGTCAGGAGGTACTCTCACAAGCTCTGGGCTGTGGCATACAATACTCACCTGGAGGGTGAGGCAGAAGTATCAAACAAgcttgagggtagcctgggctactgaggaAGCTCCTACCttgaaaagagaaaggggagggggaaaaagtaacattttaatCTTCTATATTAAAGTTATCATGGTTACTTGAGATGTGTTATAACACACCTCTGAAATAAATAGGATAAACTGATGGTTATTGCcatctgagggaaagaaaagttATTATAGACAACTAGACACTGAAAACAGTATCACAGAAGTCCCCACTATTATTCTAAGACAGAAATTACTGCTCAAAACTGCCCATTCCAATGTCAAGAAATTCTCACTCATCCTTTAAGCAAGGTAACATGAGACAAAAGACATGAAATACAACTCTCCTTCAGTGTTTAAAGTCAAATTTATTACAATAGCAAGAGTCATGATTAAAAATGCTGGTTAAAATGATCAAGTATCTAAATAATTTTTCTAATGTAAATAATAGAAATGACAACAATTCTATATGTACACAAAATATTGAAATACATATAATATCATGCACAAGGCCAAAAAGTAACATTGCACGCTGTCCGCTGTCTGTCCATCTGCTGGTCCCAGTGTCACACCAGCCCGAGCTGGGTGTGCTGATTCCTCAGAACACAAGCCTCAAAGATCGAATGCTGGACACTCACCAGCTACTGACATTAATGCTTAAACACCACTGACGGCATCCTGATGAGGTGACTGTCTTCACCTCCTTCTCCTGACAGGTTGCAGATAAAAAGGATGAGCTAGAAAAACTGTTTATAAGAACCAACATGGATCCTGTGTTTCCTGTGGAAGTGACATCAAGTTCCACACAAAGAGGGAAAGTTCACCAACATGTAAATCCAAAGAAGCCATAAGCCTCTGCTTGCTCTTGATGCTCATATGCATCGCATCGAGGGGAGGTCAGAACCAGCAGGCCCGGAAAGGGAATGATGGAGAGTGGGGGATGGGAGACACTGGAAAGGGGCAGGAAGCACAAAGTTTTAAAGGGAAATTTCAAAGAATTGTCTGTCTGCCCCTCCATTTAAGCAGGGACCTGCtataggggggggggggtgtcagcgACAGGGCTTTTGGGTTATTTTGTAACTTATTCTGTGCAACAGACATGGTCCTTTAAATGATGTGAGGGTTGATTTGTTCCCTCTTAAGAACAGGCTCccccattttgttgttgtttgggttttggtttggtttggtttcttttggcttttccagacagagtttctctatgtagccttggctatcctggaactcactttgtagaccaggctagcctcaaactcacagagatccacctgcttctgcctcctgagtactgggattaaaagtgtgcaccgcCACGCCCTACCCAGGTCCTCCCCCCAAATTTGAGGAACATCTCAAATATAAGTTTAAACATTTTAGAAACACCAGGAGTCTGAACTTATTCTTAACACGGGGCAGGTAATGGGCATGCAACACCCAGAGAGGTTAAGTGTTGTGCCCAGGGGAGGACAGTGAGCTAGACATGACGCTGATTCCTCTACAACCAAGCTTCTCAGACTTCTACAGGCATGTGACAAGTGTGGCATCTCATCAGACGCAACCAGTCTAATGGGGCTTCAGACCCCACATCCCCTGTAAGCTGCCAGCACAGTGTGGATGCGACTCACTCTGAGCTGGAGCTCCAGTGTATAGAGAGAATGCCAACTCTGTCTGGGCTGTCACAGATCTGTCCCAGTGTCTCTGAGTACCCAAGTATATCCCAAGCAAAATGTGAATCAATGGAGTGAGCTATCTGCTAGGAATAGAACTCATCTTTTGTTTACAACATCTTCCCTAAGGTGATTATGATATAAAGGTATAAAAAACTCAGCATATTAAAATCCACAAGAAAAGACCACATGTGCACAGATGTACGTACAGTACAAATTCTAAGAAACTCAATGCTTCCCATCAGAATAAAGTGCTACCACTGTTCCCAACTGAAATCATCTCCTCTTCCAAAGACGAGGAAAAAGCCTTGAATTGTGAGGAAAATGACAGCGTTGCCAGCCAGCACGAGGCCACAGGCTCCCCACTTGATCTGAAACACAAGAGAAGGGGTAAGTCACCTTCAGACTCTACTCTGtaaatctcttattctctgctcCAGAAACCCCCACTGAAACATGACCAAGGCTGCCACAGGCTGAGTCACATCATGGGTGGGGGACAGTGAACTTCTCAGCCATTAGTTTAGCTGATTCCACGGTGCTTGTTAATTAAGTCTGGTATCATCCTTTACATCGTCCCTGTTTTTAGTTGACAATGACTACCTCAAGCAAGACACACAGAAGCAAGATTATTGATGATCCAATTACAACATTAGGCGCAAATGCTCTCTGCATGCATCAACCTCTTTCACAGAGAACAAGAACTGAAAATGCTAAGCATCTGTTTGCTTCTTTCCGAGGCAAGGCATACTTTTAAACAATAATCTGCATCTAAACGAAAGCGGCATTCCAGCTGGGCAGCTGGTTTCCTGGAGGCACATCTGGGGATGAGAGTACCCTCTAGTgggcatttttttcccttttgactTCAAATGAACCAAGAGAAATAATACCAAGGAAAGTTTCTTCCCCAAACGCAAGCACAGTGCTGAAAGCGCATATACAAACACTTAAGGCAGGAGAAGGAGGCCACGGCCACCTCGTGTTCAGAGTTCAGAGAGCCTCATGGCTTAAGGAAAGTTCCAGCTGGCGCAGCATTAGCGGGTATCTGGCTCAGTAGGCCTCAAGGACATTTGTGGCCTTACTCTCGGTGCCTCCTTTTTGCTTCATCATACCGCACTGTTCTTTATTCACACAGTGCATTTTCATATCCAGGTGCCATTCCAACAGCCTTCTCTGCTTTAATCAAAATCCTATTTGGCTTTAGAGGCCCACATCAACCAGCAGCTGGCATTTCTCTCTTCGTGGTACTCCTGTGGTATTCTTACCAATTTCCCTCCTCATACATAGTATACCTTAGCATAGATCCTCATCAGGGCAGCATCGTATTCTTTGAGTGCTGACAGCACAGAATTTTTAATCCTGGCCTTTCATAAATGGTATTTAATGCTGAATAAGTAAATAAGATTTGTACATATTTGCGCATGTTGGATAGCCAATGTGGTTGGCAGAATAAAAACAAGGAGTGGGAGTGTCAGAGAACATCAAGAAACTGAATAAATTATACCCACAATGttttacatgcaaaaaaaaaaaaaaaaaaaaagccaacaatgGCTGTGGTAATGTCACTCACTAGATACTGCTCAGTATCTACCAGAGTACTGAGAAGTAAGTTCCTAGTTCCAATTTGATAAGACCTTCATTTTCTGATTGGAGAAGCATCATTTCTATCATCTCTACGGATTGCCCTGTGGTATAAGAGGCAGGAATCTAAGAATGATTGAAAAGAATGGCTAATGTGGGAAAAGCAAGAAGTCATAGATTGGACTAAAAGTTGTAAGAGACAAAGAAAGCATTCTGAAAATGTGACCAAGACACTGATGAATctcaaggaggagagagaaacgCAAACCACAGCTGGCTTCATGGAAAGCTGAAGCAATGAAAATGAACTTGAGGTCTCAGACACAGGCCTTTGAAACAAACGCTGATGGCCGACTGAAACAATAGAGAACAGAACTCACCACAGCCACGCGAGCAAGGATAACAGGAAATCCAAAGGCAGAAACAACAATCCCAGTAGTGAAGAAATATGCCAGCTCCCGACAGGCACTGCTGGTCGCATCGGAGTCATATGTGACCCTTTTGGCAATGAAGTAGGGAATGGGGGAGATGACGTAGAAAATCAAGACGAACAGGGGCCAGTAAACGCTGTCCTCGGTGGAACCAAGATGAAACCCAAAAGAAATGTTACATCTTAACTCAAAGGCATATTGCTGTTTCATTATCATTAGTTTACATGTTTAAGTAAAAACATTAATCAACCATGAATATTACATCATGAAAATATTTCtaccaggcacacatatagtTAGAAAACTATTACTTATTCTCTAGTACATATGCAGTTTATATTATGTTAAGAAACAACTATAGAGTATTATACTACAGACCTGCAGTTTTTTTTGCAttactgaacccaggactttgtacaagctggcaagaactctaccactgagctgtacagCTGGCCATGATCAGCACCTCCAAGGACAGGATCTTAAAAAGCCAGCTGCTTTCTCTCTCGAACACAGTACAGTGGCTTATGCACGCTAGTTTCATGAACATcttttacatgcatgcatgcatgcatgcatgaaagcGTCCAATGatttaaaatgaaacacaaaccAGGTTCCACATGTgctgttttccatttcttcaatTCATTCCGGACCACCCCACCCTCATTCTTTTAACCCGTAGCCACAGCAGCCTTCTCCTTGCTCCTGGCTCACTCTGGCCTCAAGCTTGCCTTGGGCTCTGACCTGCACTGCAGTCTAAGCTGGACACCCCTTCCCGAAGGTGACCCCAGTGACCCTTGCCTACAACACCCCTTTCTAGCTTTCTGCACAGCACCATTTGGTATCTTTGTGCTCACTAGAACAAAGCTGTGATTTGTCATAGTCAATCTCCATTTATCTCCAGAGCCCTGAATGGGACGTTCCACTTACACTTGTCAAGCAGgtgggaaaaagaacaaaagattttaggaatgaaggaatgaaaatGCACATATGCTCACTGTATGTACCCAACACCACCTTTTATTACAGTAGATTACAAGTATAATCTCACACAAAGGAGCAAAACCAT is a genomic window containing:
- the Leprot gene encoding leptin receptor gene-related protein, which produces MAGVKALVALSFSGAIGLTFLMLGCALEDYGVYWPLFVLIFYVISPIPYFIAKRVTYDSDATSSACRELAYFFTTGIVVSAFGFPVILARVAVIKWGACGLVLAGNAVIFLTIQGFFLVFGRGDDFSWEQW